From one Candidatus Rhodoluna planktonica genomic stretch:
- a CDS encoding APC family permease encodes MTQSTNFSPATPKQQIGLVSAVAIGTASMVGAGVFVVFRDAVLLAGPWFYLALFLAAVLASLNAAAVYQLAAQVAKPGGVYAYARKYLNETWSFIAGFSFVAGKIASIGAIGLVVASYLNSTFSVPLAIALIFLLTALNIFGIQRTATAAKLISISVIGFFLVAILLGFGRVDQLNWSNLDLTFTSNPDDAFFATLSATSVLFFAFAGYARVATLGDDVINPKKNIPKAILISLILVVFLYAAIAALLILQLGSELLISEAPMASLFTNMGLSIDPVVSLMVSIAGLGSMLALLAGVSRTAAEMASDRELPQVFSRKNRFGSPWLAELVVASGACVLVMTGQLIWVIGFSSFSVLLYYAVGQFSALRQPMIERTMPKNLNWLGLALALVVAISVPGPALLVSGLLLALVLGLRKMVRRA; translated from the coding sequence ATGACTCAGTCAACAAACTTTTCCCCGGCCACGCCTAAACAGCAGATCGGGCTGGTTTCAGCCGTTGCGATTGGCACAGCCTCGATGGTTGGCGCCGGGGTATTCGTTGTGTTTCGCGATGCCGTTCTACTCGCTGGTCCTTGGTTTTATTTGGCACTATTCTTGGCGGCTGTTCTTGCTTCACTAAATGCGGCTGCGGTTTACCAGTTGGCCGCTCAGGTCGCTAAACCGGGTGGAGTGTATGCATACGCTCGAAAGTACCTGAACGAAACCTGGTCATTCATCGCTGGTTTTTCCTTTGTCGCCGGGAAAATCGCCTCAATTGGGGCAATTGGGCTGGTAGTCGCTTCGTATTTGAACTCGACTTTTTCGGTACCACTGGCAATCGCCTTGATTTTCTTGCTAACGGCCTTAAATATTTTTGGCATCCAACGCACTGCTACGGCAGCCAAATTAATTTCAATTTCGGTGATTGGTTTTTTTCTGGTTGCAATTTTGCTTGGCTTCGGTCGGGTTGATCAGTTGAATTGGTCAAACTTAGATTTGACCTTCACTTCTAATCCTGACGATGCATTCTTCGCGACACTGTCGGCTACCAGTGTGCTGTTTTTTGCCTTTGCCGGATATGCGCGGGTTGCCACGCTCGGTGATGATGTGATCAACCCGAAGAAAAATATTCCGAAGGCCATTCTGATTTCACTAATCCTCGTTGTTTTTCTATACGCCGCGATCGCTGCGCTGCTAATTCTGCAGCTGGGCAGTGAGCTCTTGATTAGCGAGGCACCGATGGCTTCGCTGTTTACGAACATGGGGTTGTCGATCGACCCCGTTGTTTCGCTAATGGTTTCTATAGCGGGCCTCGGCTCGATGCTGGCTCTGCTAGCTGGGGTTTCTCGAACTGCCGCCGAAATGGCAAGCGATCGGGAGCTTCCGCAGGTCTTTTCACGCAAAAATCGCTTTGGATCTCCATGGCTGGCTGAGTTGGTGGTTGCTTCCGGAGCTTGCGTCTTAGTCATGACTGGGCAGTTGATTTGGGTCATCGGATTCAGCTCATTTTCGGTTTTGCTCTACTACGCGGTCGGTCAGTTTTCTGCCCTGCGCCAACCAATGATCGAACGTACGATGCCTAAAAATCTGAACTGGCTTGGCCTAGCCCTGGCACTAGTAGTCGCTATTTCAGTTCCTGGCCCTGCGTTATTGGTCTCAGGCTTGCTGCTGGCTCTGGTTCTCGGCTTGCGCAAGATGGTTCGCCGCGCCTAA
- the hisS gene encoding histidine--tRNA ligase — translation MAKDVNPPRGMRDFLPHEKLKRDLVLGAIRSTYQAHGYQEIETPALEDISRLTSGQGGDNEKLAFRVLKRGEELEKAMAHGVEDLADLGLRYDLTVPLTRYYATNRAKLPRVFKAIQTGPVWRAERPQKGRYRQFVQCDIDIIGDSSVLAEIDLLISSLDALGAIGVDDATIRVNHRVLLSNLLDGLGIPADGKASAMITIDKLDKIYAEGVVRELGEKFDSQVAQTAAGWLSSLGSNLEIPDELREIFAAVEAKFGPGRLRFDPTLVRGMGYYTGAIFEIEHPESGSSIGGGGRYDGMVGRWLGEDVPAVGISIGFERVVDLVTVEKVAAAAEKPKLVLVLDSTNPEIISLAILRQAELIEQGYQVRLEERPKKLNILLENLAEQGFNHFAIINVNSQSLETLEIKPIA, via the coding sequence ATGGCTAAAGACGTAAACCCACCTCGCGGAATGCGCGATTTCTTGCCTCACGAGAAACTCAAACGCGACCTTGTCTTGGGGGCGATTCGCTCTACCTACCAAGCCCACGGCTACCAGGAAATTGAGACCCCAGCGCTCGAAGATATCTCTAGACTGACTTCCGGTCAGGGTGGAGATAACGAAAAGCTGGCCTTCCGGGTGCTGAAGCGAGGCGAAGAACTCGAAAAGGCTATGGCTCACGGTGTTGAAGATTTAGCCGACCTAGGTTTGCGATACGACCTAACTGTTCCGCTGACCCGTTACTACGCAACAAACCGGGCGAAACTGCCTAGGGTATTCAAGGCAATTCAAACCGGACCAGTTTGGCGCGCTGAGCGACCTCAGAAGGGTCGTTACCGTCAGTTCGTGCAGTGCGATATTGACATCATCGGTGACAGCAGTGTTCTCGCTGAAATTGACCTTTTGATTTCATCCCTGGACGCTCTTGGCGCAATCGGAGTAGACGACGCCACTATTCGGGTAAACCACCGAGTCTTGCTGTCGAACCTGCTAGATGGCCTAGGGATTCCAGCGGATGGTAAAGCTTCGGCAATGATCACAATCGACAAACTCGACAAAATTTATGCCGAAGGGGTTGTCCGCGAGCTTGGCGAAAAGTTTGACTCTCAGGTCGCTCAGACCGCTGCCGGTTGGCTCTCTTCACTGGGAAGTAATCTAGAAATCCCGGATGAGCTACGCGAGATTTTTGCCGCTGTCGAAGCTAAGTTCGGCCCGGGCAGATTGAGATTTGACCCTACTCTGGTTCGAGGCATGGGTTACTACACCGGTGCGATTTTCGAAATTGAACATCCAGAATCTGGCTCGTCTATCGGTGGCGGTGGCAGATACGACGGAATGGTTGGGCGCTGGCTGGGCGAAGATGTGCCTGCAGTCGGAATCTCCATCGGCTTTGAAAGAGTGGTTGATTTAGTAACGGTTGAAAAAGTTGCTGCCGCCGCAGAGAAGCCGAAATTGGTCTTGGTGCTCGATAGCACGAACCCAGAAATCATCAGTTTGGCAATTTTGCGACAGGCCGAGCTAATTGAGCAGGGCTATCAGGTTCGACTTGAAGAGCGACCGAAGAAGCTAAACATTTTGCTCGAAAATTTAGCTGAGCAAGGCTTCAACCACTTTGCCATCATCAACGTAAATAGCCAGTCATTAGAAACACTGGAAATTAAGCCCATCGCCTAA
- a CDS encoding MazG family protein, translating into MTKLDELIAVAHKLRAPGGCPWDAEQTHESLMKYLLEEAYELIDAIESGSREEVIEELGDVLYQVIFHADLASTGSLGEPFSIETVAEVSAQKMIGRHPHVFGNEEELQKYAAKTGDDVMQNWDDHKKREKPQRQSILDGMPLNLPALALADKVMGKAEKIGLLDKDAPGPFSVANSDEVGAILLAVVSSARSAGIDPEQALRGAVRELMVEIREVEIGDAADAGIIAVPTDED; encoded by the coding sequence ATGACCAAACTTGACGAGCTAATTGCCGTTGCCCACAAATTACGCGCTCCCGGGGGCTGCCCCTGGGATGCCGAGCAGACACACGAATCACTCATGAAGTACCTGCTCGAAGAGGCCTACGAACTAATCGACGCCATCGAATCTGGCTCGCGCGAAGAAGTTATCGAAGAGCTCGGCGATGTTTTGTATCAGGTCATTTTTCACGCGGATTTAGCCTCGACCGGCTCGCTGGGTGAACCTTTCAGTATCGAAACGGTTGCTGAAGTTTCAGCCCAAAAAATGATTGGTCGTCACCCTCATGTTTTTGGTAACGAGGAAGAGCTACAAAAGTACGCCGCAAAAACCGGCGACGATGTGATGCAGAACTGGGACGATCACAAGAAACGCGAAAAACCGCAACGCCAGAGCATCTTAGATGGAATGCCTTTGAATCTTCCCGCCTTAGCGCTCGCCGACAAAGTGATGGGCAAAGCTGAGAAAATCGGACTTCTCGATAAAGATGCCCCCGGCCCATTTTCGGTGGCTAATTCCGATGAGGTAGGTGCCATCCTGTTGGCGGTCGTTAGTTCAGCACGCTCGGCTGGAATTGACCCGGAGCAGGCCCTTCGCGGTGCCGTTCGTGAGTTGATGGTTGAGATTCGAGAGGTCGAAATTGGCGATGCGGCTGACGCCGGCATAATTGCTGTTCCAACTGACGAAGACTAA
- the pth gene encoding aminoacyl-tRNA hydrolase — protein MSENSYLVVGLGNPGPDYSANRHNVGQMVISVLADRLGANLKAHKSLALAAEARLFPGGPKLILAKSLGYMNNSGAPVSNLAKFYSIKPDHIIVIHDELDIPAETVRVKFSGGHGGHNGLRDIISALGTNDFARIRVGIGRPPGHMDTADFVLKDFSSAERKNLPVTLEIAADAAEAIVKDGLANAQQKFNSTE, from the coding sequence ATGAGTGAAAACTCATACTTAGTAGTCGGGCTCGGGAATCCTGGGCCCGACTATTCTGCTAATCGGCACAATGTTGGCCAAATGGTAATTTCAGTTCTTGCCGATCGGCTGGGTGCCAATCTCAAAGCACATAAGTCCCTGGCCCTCGCCGCTGAGGCGAGGTTATTTCCGGGCGGGCCAAAATTGATTTTGGCAAAATCGCTGGGTTACATGAACAACTCCGGTGCACCGGTTTCAAATTTGGCTAAGTTTTACTCGATCAAACCAGATCACATAATCGTCATCCACGATGAGCTAGACATCCCAGCAGAGACTGTACGTGTAAAGTTTTCGGGCGGACACGGCGGGCACAATGGCCTGCGCGACATCATTTCAGCGTTGGGGACAAATGATTTTGCTCGGATCAGAGTTGGAATTGGTAGGCCGCCGGGTCACATGGATACGGCTGATTTTGTTCTCAAGGATTTTTCAAGTGCCGAGCGAAAAAATCTACCGGTGACACTTGAGATTGCAGCCGATGCCGCAGAAGCTATCGTCAAAGATGGCCTGGCAAACGCGCAACAGAAATTCAACTCGACGGAATAA
- the glmU gene encoding bifunctional UDP-N-acetylglucosamine diphosphorylase/glucosamine-1-phosphate N-acetyltransferase GlmU, with translation MSEQHLAVVVLAAGEGTRMRSSKPKVMHELAGLPLLGHALATASSLDAAFVVPVVRYQKELISDYIKAFYPNALIAEQDEIPGTGRAVECALASLPADFNGAVIVTSGDVPLLDVATLESLLEAHLNGGYSATVLTAVVEDPTGYGRVMRSNDGKFIEIVEHRDADAKQLEINEVNAGVYVFDAAALREALGKVGSHNAQGEKYLTDAAAEILRAKKKVQALAVSDNWLVAGINDRVQLSEVAAELNYRICEAWQLAGVTILDPSSTFIDVTVQLGEDVTLLPGTHLKGLTKVAQGATVGPEVFMVDSAVGESATVVKSHVTGSIIDANASVGPFAFLRAGTELGEGGKIGTFVETKNAKIGPGSKVPHLSYVGDAEIGEQSNIGAGTIFANYDGVNKHRSKIGSHVRSGSHNVFVAPVTIGDGAYTAAGTVVRKDVSPGDLAMNVAPQRNIADWVIAKRAGSKAAEAAQKANN, from the coding sequence CATCTTGCAGTAGTCGTTCTGGCTGCTGGCGAGGGCACTCGCATGCGTTCCAGTAAACCCAAGGTCATGCACGAGTTAGCGGGCTTACCTCTTCTCGGTCACGCTTTGGCAACCGCATCTTCGCTAGATGCCGCATTCGTAGTTCCCGTCGTTCGATACCAAAAAGAGCTAATTAGCGACTACATCAAAGCTTTTTACCCAAACGCTCTTATTGCCGAACAGGATGAAATTCCCGGCACCGGCCGAGCGGTCGAGTGCGCTTTGGCATCCTTGCCTGCTGACTTCAACGGAGCCGTAATCGTAACCAGCGGCGATGTGCCGCTGCTAGATGTTGCCACCCTTGAGTCATTGCTTGAGGCTCACCTAAACGGCGGCTACTCCGCGACGGTGCTCACCGCAGTAGTCGAAGATCCGACTGGCTACGGACGCGTGATGCGAAGCAACGATGGCAAGTTCATCGAAATCGTTGAACATCGAGATGCTGACGCTAAGCAGCTGGAAATCAATGAAGTAAACGCCGGTGTTTATGTGTTTGACGCCGCCGCGCTGCGCGAGGCGCTCGGCAAAGTAGGATCACACAACGCTCAAGGTGAAAAGTATCTGACCGATGCTGCAGCCGAGATTCTTCGAGCCAAAAAGAAAGTTCAGGCGCTCGCAGTTAGCGACAACTGGCTAGTTGCCGGTATCAACGATCGCGTCCAACTCAGTGAAGTTGCAGCCGAACTCAACTACAGAATTTGTGAAGCATGGCAGCTCGCCGGAGTCACCATCCTCGACCCAAGTTCAACCTTTATCGATGTCACAGTTCAGTTGGGTGAAGACGTGACTTTGCTGCCGGGCACCCACCTCAAGGGCCTAACCAAGGTTGCTCAGGGAGCCACCGTCGGACCTGAAGTTTTCATGGTTGACAGCGCGGTGGGCGAATCTGCCACAGTTGTAAAGTCGCACGTCACAGGCTCGATTATCGACGCCAACGCATCGGTTGGCCCATTTGCGTTTCTACGTGCCGGAACAGAATTGGGTGAAGGCGGAAAAATTGGTACTTTCGTTGAAACCAAGAATGCCAAAATAGGCCCCGGCAGTAAGGTTCCGCACCTGAGCTACGTTGGAGATGCCGAGATTGGTGAGCAGTCAAACATCGGTGCTGGCACAATTTTTGCCAATTACGACGGCGTCAACAAACATCGCAGCAAGATTGGTTCACACGTAAGAAGTGGGTCACACAACGTCTTTGTCGCTCCGGTAACCATCGGAGACGGCGCATATACCGCAGCGGGAACAGTGGTTCGTAAAGACGTAAGTCCCGGAGATTTAGCAATGAATGTTGCGCCGCAAAGAAACATTGCCGATTGGGTTATTGCCAAGCGAGCCGGCTCAAAAGCCGCTGAAGCAGCCCAAAAAGCCAACAACTAG
- a CDS encoding ribose-phosphate diphosphokinase, whose translation MEITTSNSKKLVIVSGRAHPGLAAEVAEILGTEVLPTTAYDFANGETFVRYEESVRGVDAFVIQSHAAGINNWVMEQLLMVDALKRASAKRITVVAPFFPYARQDKKHKGREPISARLMTDLFKAAGANRIMSVDLHTPQIQGFFDGPVDHLWALPMLADYVAQKYSSEELTVVSPDSGRVRVADIWAERLGTPLAIIHKRRDPDRPNQVEAHELVGDVSGRTCLLVDDMIDTAGTIVAAAKALKDNGAAKVIVAATHAVFSNPAVERLSNGVVDEVIVTNTLPLTEDKIFDNLTVLSIAPLIAAAISAVFGDDSVNKLFPGHA comes from the coding sequence TTGGAAATTACTACCAGCAACTCAAAGAAACTGGTCATCGTTAGTGGACGTGCGCATCCGGGGTTGGCCGCTGAAGTGGCTGAAATTTTGGGAACAGAAGTTCTACCTACCACTGCCTACGACTTTGCCAACGGTGAAACTTTCGTTCGGTACGAAGAAAGTGTTCGCGGCGTTGACGCGTTCGTTATTCAGTCGCATGCCGCCGGCATAAACAACTGGGTCATGGAGCAGTTGCTGATGGTCGATGCTCTAAAGCGAGCTAGTGCCAAGCGCATCACTGTCGTGGCGCCGTTCTTTCCCTATGCTCGTCAGGACAAAAAGCACAAGGGCCGCGAGCCTATTTCGGCTCGCTTGATGACTGACCTTTTCAAAGCGGCCGGTGCCAACCGAATCATGTCGGTAGATTTGCACACTCCTCAGATTCAAGGTTTCTTCGATGGTCCGGTAGACCACCTTTGGGCTTTGCCGATGTTGGCTGATTACGTGGCTCAAAAGTACAGCAGTGAAGAGCTGACTGTGGTTTCACCAGACTCGGGTCGAGTACGAGTGGCCGACATCTGGGCTGAGCGTCTTGGCACACCTTTGGCGATTATTCACAAACGTCGCGATCCAGATCGTCCAAACCAGGTCGAAGCTCACGAGTTGGTCGGTGATGTTTCCGGACGAACTTGTTTGCTAGTAGATGACATGATCGATACCGCTGGCACAATCGTCGCAGCGGCTAAGGCACTTAAAGACAATGGCGCAGCGAAAGTCATTGTTGCGGCAACCCACGCTGTCTTCTCAAATCCAGCAGTCGAACGACTATCAAATGGTGTAGTTGACGAGGTTATTGTCACCAATACCTTGCCTCTGACCGAAGATAAAATTTTCGACAATTTGACAGTACTATCAATCGCACCGTTGATTGCTGCGGCAATTAGTGCAGTCTTTGGCGATGACTCAGTCAACAAACTTTTCCCCGGCCACGCCTAA
- the mfd gene encoding transcription-repair coupling factor — MVSAFSQLQHDETGFSVQLVVVATGREAEETAAALRALDDRAEVLEFPSWETLPHERLSPSPETIGKRLRVLHRLHSLPEKLDHPVIVLSSVRAVLQPVVAHLADFPPLTLNRGSEYSLMELSLKLVELAYSRVDMVTKRGEFAVRGGILDIFPTTAEHAQRLEFFGDELDEIREFSVADQRSLPTDTELQKVEIFAAREMIITPQVAAKAREMTHEFPNISTMLAKIAEGIPVDGMEALVPVLATELVPVTSYFPQNTIVTLLSPEKSAARATNLVETNEEFLHAAWDAAIEGANAPIDLSAGGFFDLAEFKKHLDDRQLFTVSQFGADDDSLINLGFFEIPNFKGLDTTASDWLLDQQEDGYQIVVVAEGSGSVERLNEQFSALKLRVQVAQGSLRAGFVAPDPKLIVITEAEFYGKHSAYVSPQVRKLAAKRGQAVDPLSLKKGDYVVHQIHGIGRFVELVTREAGIARQKHQREYLLIEYAPSKRGYPGDTLFVPTDQLDLLTKYVGGEAPVLSKMGGTDWAKAKGNARKAIRKIAIDLVKLYSARMKSKGHAFGPDTPWQRELEEAFAFVETPDQLTTIEEVKRDMEREVPMDRLLAGDVGYGKTEIAVRAAFKAIQDGKQVAMLVPTTLLVRQHTDTFESRFAGFPVKVRSLSRFQTEKEVKETLAGLATGEIDMVIGTHRLLSNSVKFRNLGLVIIDEEQRFGVEHKEKLKDLKHNVDVLAMSATPIPRTLEMAITGIREMSTLATPPEERHPILTYIGSYSDKQVAAAIRRELLREGQVFFVHNRVSTIEKVANDLAELVPEARIAVAHGQMSEAALEQVVVDFWEKKFDVLVSTTIIETGIDIPNANTLIVDRAENFGLSQLHQIRGRVGRSRERAYAYFFYDPARPLSETAHDRLATIALNNELGGGMQIALKDLEIRGAGNLLGGEQSGHIAGVGFDLYLRMIGEAVAEFKGEKVDSPAELKLELPVDAHIPATYVDSERLRLEAYHKLSAASGETGSRKQLDMILAELEDRYGKAPEAVRNLIDVTELRQQANRLGLKDFNVLGLQAKLQPVELDEAAQVQLSHLFPGFKYLQSAKTITVPAPKDPHTGEPLRDRVAIDWAWAFLARIFPQN; from the coding sequence TTGGTTTCAGCTTTTAGTCAGCTTCAGCATGATGAGACTGGTTTCAGCGTGCAGCTGGTTGTGGTTGCTACTGGGCGAGAGGCCGAGGAAACGGCCGCGGCCCTACGTGCACTCGACGACCGCGCTGAAGTGCTCGAGTTTCCAAGCTGGGAAACCCTGCCGCACGAGAGACTAAGCCCCAGCCCAGAAACCATCGGCAAGAGACTTCGAGTTTTACACCGACTTCATTCCTTACCGGAAAAACTAGACCATCCGGTGATCGTGCTCTCATCGGTGCGAGCGGTGCTGCAGCCGGTGGTGGCGCACCTAGCGGATTTCCCTCCGCTGACCCTCAACAGAGGCAGTGAATACAGTCTCATGGAGTTGTCACTGAAGTTGGTTGAGTTGGCATATTCTCGAGTCGATATGGTGACCAAGCGTGGCGAATTTGCTGTTCGTGGTGGCATCCTGGATATTTTTCCAACCACGGCTGAACACGCCCAAAGGCTCGAATTCTTCGGGGATGAACTTGACGAGATTCGAGAATTTTCGGTCGCTGATCAACGCTCGTTGCCGACGGATACCGAGCTGCAAAAAGTGGAAATTTTTGCCGCGCGAGAGATGATCATCACTCCTCAGGTTGCTGCTAAAGCCCGAGAAATGACTCACGAGTTTCCGAACATTTCAACAATGTTGGCCAAGATTGCCGAGGGCATCCCGGTGGATGGCATGGAGGCCTTGGTGCCAGTGCTCGCAACTGAACTAGTTCCGGTCACCAGTTATTTTCCTCAAAACACAATTGTCACTTTGCTTTCGCCAGAAAAATCAGCTGCCCGAGCAACAAATTTGGTCGAAACAAACGAAGAGTTTCTGCATGCGGCCTGGGATGCGGCCATAGAGGGTGCGAACGCCCCGATCGATCTATCGGCCGGTGGGTTTTTCGATCTGGCTGAATTCAAAAAACACCTCGATGATCGCCAGTTGTTTACGGTCAGTCAATTTGGCGCGGATGACGATTCGCTGATTAATCTTGGCTTTTTCGAGATTCCAAACTTCAAGGGCCTCGACACTACCGCCTCGGACTGGCTTTTGGATCAGCAGGAGGACGGCTACCAGATTGTTGTCGTAGCCGAGGGGAGCGGTTCAGTTGAGCGACTGAACGAACAGTTCAGTGCCTTGAAGTTGAGAGTTCAAGTGGCGCAAGGCTCTTTGCGAGCTGGCTTCGTCGCTCCCGACCCAAAGTTGATCGTCATCACCGAGGCCGAGTTCTACGGCAAACATTCTGCTTACGTCAGCCCGCAGGTTCGAAAGTTGGCGGCCAAGCGAGGTCAAGCGGTAGATCCACTGAGCTTAAAAAAAGGCGATTATGTGGTGCACCAAATTCATGGAATTGGCCGATTCGTTGAGCTGGTCACCCGTGAAGCAGGCATCGCTCGGCAAAAACACCAGCGCGAGTATTTGCTAATCGAATACGCGCCCAGTAAGCGCGGCTATCCGGGCGACACTCTGTTTGTTCCGACCGATCAGCTAGATTTGCTGACCAAATACGTCGGTGGCGAGGCGCCGGTTTTGAGCAAGATGGGTGGCACAGACTGGGCTAAAGCTAAAGGTAATGCCCGAAAGGCAATCCGAAAAATCGCCATCGACTTAGTGAAGCTTTACAGTGCGCGCATGAAATCAAAGGGGCACGCTTTTGGTCCGGATACCCCGTGGCAGCGCGAACTTGAAGAGGCTTTTGCCTTCGTTGAAACCCCAGATCAGCTGACCACAATCGAAGAAGTAAAGCGCGACATGGAGCGCGAAGTGCCGATGGATCGACTATTGGCCGGTGACGTTGGCTACGGTAAAACCGAAATCGCAGTTCGCGCTGCATTCAAAGCAATCCAGGATGGCAAGCAAGTTGCCATGCTGGTTCCCACCACCTTGTTGGTGCGACAACACACCGACACCTTCGAATCTAGATTTGCTGGATTTCCAGTCAAGGTTCGCTCACTGAGTCGCTTTCAAACCGAAAAAGAAGTGAAGGAAACCCTGGCCGGGCTGGCCACTGGGGAGATAGACATGGTAATCGGAACTCACCGGTTGCTGTCGAATTCAGTCAAGTTTAGAAATCTCGGTTTGGTCATTATTGACGAAGAGCAGCGTTTCGGAGTCGAACACAAAGAGAAACTCAAAGATCTAAAACACAATGTTGATGTCCTAGCAATGTCGGCAACACCAATTCCTCGAACCCTAGAAATGGCAATCACCGGAATCCGTGAGATGTCGACGCTGGCTACTCCACCTGAAGAGCGTCATCCAATTTTGACCTACATCGGAAGTTACAGCGATAAGCAGGTTGCCGCTGCTATCAGGAGAGAGCTGCTGCGCGAGGGTCAGGTGTTTTTCGTGCACAACCGGGTCAGCACGATTGAGAAGGTAGCCAACGATTTGGCCGAGTTGGTGCCCGAGGCGCGAATTGCTGTGGCGCACGGTCAAATGAGTGAGGCTGCGCTCGAGCAAGTGGTTGTTGATTTCTGGGAAAAGAAATTCGATGTGTTGGTGTCGACAACCATTATTGAAACTGGAATTGACATTCCGAATGCAAACACCTTGATTGTTGATCGCGCTGAAAATTTTGGCTTGAGTCAGCTGCATCAAATTCGAGGTCGAGTCGGTCGAAGCCGTGAGCGAGCATACGCTTACTTCTTCTACGACCCGGCCCGGCCACTAAGCGAGACGGCGCACGATCGACTGGCGACAATTGCGCTGAATAATGAGCTTGGCGGCGGTATGCAAATAGCGCTGAAAGATCTAGAGATTAGAGGTGCCGGAAACCTTCTCGGCGGCGAGCAATCTGGCCATATTGCCGGTGTTGGCTTTGACCTTTACCTTCGCATGATTGGTGAGGCGGTAGCCGAATTCAAGGGTGAAAAGGTTGATTCGCCTGCTGAATTGAAGTTGGAATTACCCGTTGATGCTCACATTCCTGCCACCTATGTTGACAGTGAGAGACTGAGACTTGAGGCCTATCACAAACTTTCCGCAGCCTCTGGTGAAACCGGTTCGCGAAAGCAACTCGACATGATTTTGGCTGAGCTAGAGGACAGATACGGCAAGGCTCCGGAGGCTGTTCGCAACTTGATTGACGTAACTGAATTGCGTCAACAGGCCAACCGTCTCGGTTTGAAAGATTTCAACGTTCTTGGTTTGCAGGCCAAGTTGCAGCCGGTCGAACTTGATGAGGCCGCCCAAGTTCAACTGTCACATCTGTTCCCGGGTTTCAAATACTTGCAAAGCGCCAAGACCATCACAGTTCCAGCTCCAAAAGACCCGCATACCGGCGAGCCGCTTCGCGATCGTGTTGCAATTGATTGGGCCTGGGCTTTTCTCGCTCGCATTTTTCCCCAAAATTAG
- a CDS encoding 50S ribosomal protein L25/general stress protein Ctc: MSDAAKIVGEVRNSFGKGAARKFRAAGRTPAVIYGHGTEARHITLPAHEIALVLRHKNALLDLTIDGKTEQVLVKSASKDPVTQIIEHIDLVTLVKGERVHVEVPVHVIGESMGGTIVEVEHKTLKIEADATAIPEFVEIHVTKENGAGTHITAADVKLPAGAKLDFAADELIATVVATKAGHAEELAEANS; encoded by the coding sequence ATGTCAGACGCAGCAAAGATTGTCGGCGAAGTTCGTAACTCATTCGGCAAAGGCGCAGCTCGCAAGTTTCGCGCAGCCGGCCGCACCCCAGCAGTAATTTACGGTCACGGCACCGAAGCGCGCCACATCACCTTGCCAGCCCACGAAATTGCTTTGGTATTGCGCCACAAGAATGCCTTGCTTGATCTAACCATCGACGGCAAGACCGAGCAGGTTCTAGTAAAGAGCGCCTCAAAAGACCCAGTGACTCAGATTATCGAGCACATTGACTTGGTCACCTTGGTAAAGGGTGAGCGCGTTCACGTTGAGGTTCCAGTTCACGTTATTGGCGAATCAATGGGTGGAACCATTGTTGAGGTCGAGCACAAGACTCTAAAGATCGAAGCTGACGCAACTGCAATTCCAGAATTCGTCGAGATCCACGTCACCAAAGAAAACGGTGCTGGAACCCACATCACTGCTGCCGATGTTAAGTTGCCTGCAGGCGCAAAGCTTGATTTTGCCGCCGATGAATTGATTGCAACCGTAGTTGCAACCAAGGCGGGTCACGCTGAAGAACTAGCGGAAGCAAACAGCTAA